A part of Gossypium hirsutum isolate 1008001.06 chromosome A07, Gossypium_hirsutum_v2.1, whole genome shotgun sequence genomic DNA contains:
- the LOC107926392 gene encoding uncharacterized protein — MAMVTVANLVSYQKSHEFHVICRRREKGRENQSNYPYKVIEITPPPKSLGVRCFPPNLQCGESVTIEGQTYTISAITHRYQLRKGKYEPSEKRLDVQSTGRYILNLYLESLLEQS; from the exons ATGGCAATGGTGACTGTAGCCAAtttagtttcatatcaaaag AGTCATGAATTCCATGTAATTTGCAGAAGGAGagaaaaaggaagagaaaatcAAAGTAATTACCCCTATAAAGTCATTGAAATTACACCCCCGCCTAAGTCCCTTGGTGTTCGTTGCTTCCCTCCT AATTTGCAGTGTGGGGAGAGTGTGACGATCGAGGGCCAAACATATACGATCTCGGCCATAACACATCGGTACCAGCTTCGTAAAGGGAAGTATGAACCTAGCGAGAAACGGCTTGATGTTCAATCAACAGGGAGATACATCTTAAACTTATATCTTGAAAGCTTGCTAGAACAGTCTTGA
- the LOC107926391 gene encoding U-box domain-containing protein 41 — MEDLVVENLFNGNRELQIQAATQLSKLGNKQRHKLAETGIISPLISMLQSQDFEAIEASLLALLGLAFGSERNKIRIVKSGIIPVLLELLQCQNEELIELSMAAMLILSSCKANKLIIASSGTIQLLVQILNLVNSDPNNVINTLFTNQAKIDAIATLQNLSTCHQIIPLISSSGIIYTLLQLIHTSEKSSDLTEKAMSLLGNIVSWSENSISETTEIPGAIRIIVEAMEEGSPQCKEHAVGILLHICQSCRDKYRGLILMEGVMPGLLQLSVDGTWGAKNMARDLLFLLRDCSDYASTSKQSKHELMEQIMQAIDADGEKVNGTTLALVQEMINKLNI, encoded by the exons ATGGAGGATTTGGTGGTTGAAAACCTTTTCAATGGCAATAGAGAATTGCAGATTCAAGCTGCAACTCAACTCAGTAAACTCGGTAACAAACAAAGGCATAAATTGGCTGAAACTGGGATCATTTCACCATTGATTTCAATGCTTCAATCTCAAGATTttgaagccattgaagcttcttTGTTAGCTCTTCTTGGCCTTGCATTTGGAAGTGAAAG AAACAAAATCAGGATTGTAAAATCTGGGATTATACCAGTTTTGTTAGAGCTTCTTCAATGTCAAAATGAAGAACTCATTGAACTTTCAATGGCAGCAATGttgatcttatcttcatgtaagGCAAACAAGTTGATAATTGCTTCATCAGGGACTATTCAACTCCTTGTACAAATCTTAAACCTGGTAAATTCAGATCCCAACAATGTCATTAACACTCTTTTTACCAATCAAGCAAAGATAGACGCCATTGCTACACTTCAAAATCTCTCGACTTGTCATCAAATAATCCCATTGATTTCATCTTCTGGTATAATCTATACCTTGCTTCAACTCATTCATACTTCAGAAAAATCATCAGACTTAACAGAAAAGGCAATGTCATTACTTGGAAACATCGTTTCATGGTCGGAAAATTCGATTTCTGAGACAACCGAGATCCCCGGTGCAATCAGGATTATAGTTGAAGCAATGGAAGAAGGTTCCCCACAATGTAAAGAACATGCTGTTGGAATCCTTCTTCATATATGTCAAAGTTGTAGAGATAAATATAGAGGTTTGATATTAATGGAAGGTGTAATGCCTGGTTTGCTTCAACTTAGTGTTGATGGAACTTGGGGAGCTAAGAACATGGCTAGAGATCTGTTGTTTCTTTTGAGGGATTGTTCGGATTATGCTTCGACAAGTAAACAATCGAAACACGAACTCATGGAACAGATTATGCAAGCCATTGATGCAGATGGAGAGAAAGTTAATGGAACTACATTGGCATTGGTTCAAGAAATGATTAACAAGCTTAATATATAA